The genome window TAGAATGAAAGTCATAACAAAGTGTCATCCAATACACTGGTGGCTCCAAAGTCAGACAAAAACAATGCAGGTGTAGCAAAATAGACTGGGGCAGTGTCTGTGATTTCTTTCAGTGTAAATAATATTTATAGCAACTGGCTACTTCTAATCAGCGTGACAAAAAGAGAGAAACGATGTGCTTCTTTTCAGTGACACACTTTAAACATACAATTGAACTTTTTTAGGACTCTTCTGGAGACTGTCAGACCTCTTTGGCACAGTTGGTTTCTGGAAAGTGGCTCAAAAAAAAGCAACATCTTTTTAAAGTCGCTTTGTCAAGGATAATTCAAAAACACACCGTATTATCAATGCTGTAATTCAAAGAGGATCTAAAGCCTTGTGGTTTTTGTCGGGTGGAATACATCACTGCCATGAGATTATCCACTTCACTTGTGCCATCTGAAGCATATGCATCCACGATTGCCATGACAACCAGTCTATTTACAGTTCCGTGTGGTTTCTAGAAATACTTCCTTCTCACTCCTCACACATGGATGAGACTAATCTTACATAAAAACACTATCGTCTGTGCCATAAACCACCAAAGTTAGTGGCAGGATGCTCGAAGGAAGCCGCGTCAATTGGATTTTTTTGAAAAGGCAGCAACATGAGAGATTTTGGCATTTAAAACAGGTGAGGAGAATAAAGAATGTTGTACGTGTGTGTCATTGCCAGTCTTTATCACCTTGTGTCCCCTCTACTCCTACCATCTGGTGAGGTCAGCAAAGTGCAATGGTTACCATCTGCTATGTCCACCTGGACGTACTTAGACATggacacagtatatacacacacacacgcacacaactctCAAACTAACTCACCCAAATTTCCGCCATGAGGTTGTCCAAACTTTAGGGTTATCTAAGCGAAGGAAACGCTTCTGAAGAATTCTCGCTGGAAATCCGAAACACCAGAGGCTCGCCGCAAAGTGTGTCTAAGTCTTCCCCCGTCACTTTTTTCACAACAGGAGTCAGTCATGCACGCTCAGCACACAGCCCGTGCTGTTTGTCTCAACTCTGGCTTTTGTTCAACTGTCTGCTCCGTGCAAATTACTTTGGGAGTACCAGAGGAGCCACTGAAGCTGTACAGGCTTGGAAATACATGCCTGTTAAGGGCGGGGTAAACACTCACAGGCTCTGTGAATTAGGACTGTAGGGGTCAATTTTGAATATGAAATATTTAATACAGAGTAGAGATTCAGGAGTGAAATTATGCTTTTCACCTTGTTTTAACTCTGAGATATGTACTTTAACAAAAATTGTGTTTTGTAGAATAGATGCATGGATAGAAATGTTTTCAAAATCATGAGGCACAAACGTTTGAATATGGACTTTAACAGATCACACATTTGCTATTTTTTCAACCAAAGAATAGCAATGTGTTGTGTCACTGGTAAATTATTAGCCATTTCCACAACTTTGTGGTAAAATATGACAAGGTGGCTGTGTTGATTGAATGGCTATGAAAATACAAAAGCACATTTTGTTTTGCCTTTTGGGCTTTTGCAGGCAATGTTGGGGACCCTAACACTGTACAGTACATGTGGGCACTTCTCGTTCAACTTAGGTCCTGCAGGTGGCAGTAATGTGTCAATCTGTTGCCAACTGTCAAAAAGAAGTTGCTAATACTAATAACAATGCTAACAAAAAGGCAACATGTTTATCTTATTATTGCTCCCTTTATCTATGCCTAAGACGCAAGGAAACGACTATCAGGTTGTCATtcaaagaaaaacaatctgaCTTTTTTGTGTTCATTGGCCCTTTAAATTCTGCCTAGCAGCAAGTGGCCAACAAAACGTGATTTTAAGAATCAAGGCAGTTCTATTAATCATTCTTGCTTTCTACATTATTTGTAAAACTTTACGATGTATTCCTAATGATTCATGTTACAGTAGTACCTCGAGTTATGAGCTTAATTCTGTGATGCATCTGTTAACtccaaacacttgtatctcaaatcaacttctcccatttaaattaattgaaatcaattggtGATTGCCGCcccaaaacaacacatttttaacaTACACTATAAgaaaaactaactaactaacttttatattagaaatattgtgtaaaaatgtactactaacaactagagTAGTAGTTTaaaaataatgtacagcatttactttggagagtgTACTTTTTCGATTTCTCCTTTCAGATGTTTCTCTGTTTGCAGCAGCCTCTCCACATTTTCATGGATTTACGTTCGTCtttaagatattattttaacatccttggctggtgtTATCtggtcattctgcttcagtatggtgcagactagcggtGATACGCTCAAAGTGCTTCACCATGTCGACTATACGCTCTGTCatattgatgatttctttctttaatttaatgaatatcatccattgtttcttctcagcactgtccttcaaactcactttcttcctttccaTGATAGAAAAACAAATGGATGTCGATCTCTAGTGCTcacgagtaagaccagatgtttagtgcagatcttacagggttcacagTGACATTTGCTACACTAACGAATGGCGGGGATCCTTTCAAGACACATTTTTGTTTGCAACTTAAagtataacaattagccgagagacaccTTATATGTCAAAACACActtaagttggggcactcttaatTTGAGGTAACACTCATTGTGTCTGCAAAAAATTAtcttaaatgcaaaaaaaaatgttttttttaaataacactaTGTGCCCTATTGTTTCATTTACATAAACCTTGAAGTCAAATATATTAATACAGGTGATGCCTTATCTATTGATCATACCAACAGTAACTTACAATGTCTGCCCAGACCCAATATTTATGTCCCTGGCAGCAGCAGGGACAGGACACATGTGCTGTGTGACTGATAGGCAACAAGTGCTACTCTGGCATGTCACGCGGCTGCTGTTATCAGAGAAGCCAGAGTCATTGAAACAAAAAATGCAACTGTTGGGATGGTGATGCATCGTCACATTATTTGGGTTTCATTAAACAATCCTAAATTAAACAAGCAGCAGATAAATATATTTCTGAATTATCTTGGTTATCTGTCTTCAAATGCAGGACATGTGCCACTGTGCAGAAAAAGTCCACAGGATTTTAACTTTTAAAACTATTAGGCCTTAAAACATTGTAGGACATCTACGTTATTTACTTATATCCCTTTATATAACTGGTTCCTTAGGTAAAGGTTACAAAAAAGTGACTTCCCATCTACTTTCAGGATCTAAAGGCCTTAAATGGAAGCAGGACTCCCCTGTTTATTCTTACTTGAGATCTCTTGCCACTGACAACCACAAATGATACATCAGGTATACATCTTTTGCTGCTATGAATGAAAGCTGTTGGTTTTGTGGTCAGTTTGAGATATTTCAGTTTTCAACACATTTATAGTAGGTTTGAATGTTTTTACACTTACCCACTTTCCTGTAGCACCTCACTAGGATCTTGGGCTGTTTCTGGGGTTTCTGCAGTTGGGTTTTTTTCAGGTTTATCCTCTGGATGCTCAGCGTTTGTCTTCTCTGATTCTAGATGCTCAGTTGTCCTCTCAATTTCATCAGATAGCTCCTTCGCTGTTGATTCAGAGAGCTGTATGACCTCATCTTTGATTTTTGCTGGTTCTTCAGGCTCGGCTTGATGCACAGCAATTTCTGGGCTACTTTCTGGCACTGGATGCTCTTCAGGGGGCTCCTCTTTTATTTCTCTCGGCTCCTGTGTCTGCTCGTGAAGTTTATGAGGTTCTGCAAGATCTACGTCAGGATGTAGCGTGTTGATGGCTGTATTTTCCTGAGTGATCAGCTCTGGTCCCAGAGGAGCAGCTACCTCCTCAGTCGGAGTGACAAACTCCTGTTGAGGAGACTCCAGAGAAGGGAGGGGTCTGAGGAAACAATGTGAGAGAAGAAGGGAGTGTTGGGAGAATAGTTTCGATTTGCACCACATGTAAAAGAAACGACTGACAaataacaaatgtttgtgtttgtcaAGGTAGAGCAGTCTGTTTCTGTGTTTTTAACAAGTGCCATATATAAAAGtgagtgtgcgtgagtgtgttggTGCGCAATGTCAAACCGTGTGTGTTGCATGAAAGAGTGGGGGGAAAAAGCCCCATTCTAGTTGTGGAGCGATGTCGCAGCTGATGTCATCTTTTCAATATAAAGGGCTGCATTACTTCCAGTAGGCCTCAACATCTGCCCCAAGCTGCACTGCTCCAGTCAACACAAAGTGCAGCAGTGTGCTTACCTCCTCATTCATATTCATTGTGAGCCGCTCTCTTCAACAACACTCTAAACAAGGGTTCGACATGGTGTCACTGGAGGACTACAAACAAGTGAAGCCACACTAACAACTTTAAAGTACTTGGCAATAGTTTTAAAGACATTTGTCTatgtaatatataatgtataatctGTATTTTTCCAGTGGTTCTTTATTGTTGAAAAGTTCAATGCACCCAAAAAGTAGtcatttcattaggtacacattgcACCAATATATCTTCAATATCAAAAAATGTGTGGCTTAACAATTGCAATAATGGTCATTTAATATTAAACGGGACCTATGATGAATattaatttacatttaaaaacactaCCCTTGTTTACGAGATAATATTTACCAGTATTGGATATGCGTTGGTGTAAATTTGGCTCCAGTCACTTGTATAACCTGTTTTGAGTCTGTCTGGAAAATGTTCTGATTGTGGAAACGTTCCCATGCAGATTGCAAATTAAATCACACTCTTTCCTCTCCAAAAGCAATCctaatttatttttgaaaatgttcttTGTTTCAATATACATCTCGAAGTCATCGCCACTATTCTTTTTCAGACATGGTCAAAAATAAACTTTGTAAACATTACATACATTCACCTGGTTAGGGTACATTAGGTATACCCGCACACTCGCCAATTGATTCAGAGagtgcattttaaaaaatcagtTTCCTGccgcatttatgtcactgcatgtagcACATTGGTGATATTATGCACATGACACGTTTAgatgaaaattattatttttcttaccATTTTGTGTTTACTAATGGCCTGAAACTTTGGCTGAGAGCTTGATTTAATGTCTAAATGAGTATGTCcaccagactgcaaaaccccgtaAACAGAGGCATACAAACCAAAATACATTACCTCATGCTTTGACACCTTAGCATTATTTACCATGAGTATCCAACATTACACAAGACACAATTCATCATAGTCTCCCTTTAACTGTTATAGTTATTTAACAATAAGTGTATCATTGTAATTGTAGTTAGCAGGGATGTTAACAGCTGTTTATAACAGTTCATATTTCTAAACATACCGTATAATAACATACATGGTAGCAATATTATCTTTGTAGGAACAGAGGTTTTGATGTAACGCTTGTACTGGACTATATTGTGAGCAGTGAGCCTATATTCTCAGTTCGCTGTACGATTGTCTTGAGTAGATGATAATTAAAAATATTATCGTCACAAGGTTAACCCATGAAATGCATATACTGTAACTTTTGTTTACTCTCTCACCATCAGAACTAAAACTCAATTCATAATTCCTTTAAACATAACTGAAGTTAGTTTAGCAGTTTTTTTTCAAGCTGCTACATctcttgtaaagtcattttgctTCTTTAGTAAAAATACATGAACACATTTAAATGCCCCCTCATGCTCTTGTGTTTACCTTATGTATGTTCTCTCTTGTTCAGTCTGAGGGTCAGAAGCAGCTTCTCTTAGAGCGTGTATCCAGTTTGTATCTGGTTCTTGTGCCGTGAGTCCAAAAGGAGAGTTCTCTGACACATGTAAAGACCCAGACTTGCAGGCTGGGGTTTGTATCACCTCAGTTGGTGGATTTGGCAGGGAGATGTGATCATGAAGTTTGTCAGAATGGGAAAAGTCTGCCTGAGAGACCGATGTAACATCTTCTTGGCTGGGTGTATCTGTGGCTTTGGTGGGTTGTGGCTGGataattgtgtcattttccatatttttcaaaAGAGCAATGTTGCTATTAGAGTGGCAAGACGCATTTTCGGTGATGTTTTCAGACTGTTCTGAAACATCAATTGATCCTGGGTCTTTGTCTTTCATAACCTCATCTTTGTCGATTGCTTTATTGTCTATTACTTTTATCTCCCTACTGCCCACTGCCTGGAAACCATCATTTTCTTCATCTAAAGCTGCATTGTTTCCTCTTGCAGTCTCATCTACATGAGGTCCGTTTATGGCCTTTTGTGCTACTGGACCATTTTGTGTGGCTGAGCTTTTATTGGAGCATTGCGGCTCAAGAGACTCACATACTGTATCCGGTATTTTACACCCTTCAGTTTCACTCTTGTGGGTTTTCACAGCCTGAGCAGCACTGTGATGCTTTTCTACTGCACTGCATATTTTGTCAAGCATCTTGTCATCCTGGTTGGCACTTAGACATGAGTCGGTATAAATACCATCACTATTAGTCACAACTTTAGTCAAAACAGAAAAACCTAAAGGTAAAATGGCACAATCCTCTGATAAAGAATCAACAGAAAGAGTGCTTTCTATAAAGGCCAAATGGTTTTCCTGTAGGTCCGCAGAAGAATCTGATTGGTTGCTTTCTGGCTGACCTTCACTATCCACACAATTCAGCAATTCATTGTCATGCATTAAATCTGGTCCTGCCCCCTGTATTCCCAAACCAGAGTTTTTATTATTACTCACCTCTTGCTGTAAGGGTGTTTCTGTTTGCTCTAAACTATTTTGTCCAGTAGTGCCTCCAGAATCATCAATCTTGTCAACACCTAGAATTACCTGTGCTTCCTTCTTCTCAACTTTTGCCAGAGCTACCACTTCCTGAGTGGTATTGTTGTCACCACTTAACAAATATTGCCCTTCCGTTGTCTCAAAAGACCCTTTGTTTCCTTTTACAAGCTCTGGAATTACAAAAGCAGGCGCTTGAATCGGTTTACTTTGGCTATTTGCCTTTCCTTCCTCTTCAAATGTGTCCACACCACTACCTGTCATTCCATCCGTTGAATACTTGGATCCCAAACTTTGCTCCTGTTGCTTCTCTTTTTTAGCCAAATTGCTAATTTCAATGTTTGAAAAGGAACCCATTGATGTGTCGTTGTTGTCCTTACGCTCCTTTTCTTCTGTTAAAGTCTGGTTGGAAATATCACCAAGTTCACactttcctgtttcctgttcagCATCTTTATTTGACGCTTTACTCTGTTTTGTCATCGCATTGCCGGTCTGCAGTTTGCCGCTCTCTTCTTTTTTCTTTCCATTATCATGCTGCTGATCTTTCTCACAGAGTGACACAGAAGTTTGGTTAGCCATGTTCTGTTTCTCTTTGATACCGCACAGTTCAATTGTATTACAAGGCTTGTTAGAGATGAGGGTGCGGTCTACTTTATCTTGGATCATTACATCATTTGCCAGTACACATTCAGCTCCAGGAGGTTGTTTTTCCTCTTGTAAAATTGTAATTTTATCATCAGCTGTCAAAGAGGTGATAAACTCAACAGCATCCTTTCTATTCGCCTGTGTCAAACCGTTTTTTTCTGCTCCACCATTATTTTCTCTGTGTTCCTTATCCTTTGCCGAATACATACCGGTATATGTCTTATTGACCAAGCTATCGTCACAGTCAGGAAGCGTAACATCACATCCATCGACCACCTCCAAGTGACTCAACATTGGGCCGGTCGGCTGCAGCATCAACAGAGGATTACTGGCACATTGCTTACTAACAGGAATTGACTGCTCAGGGGCTGCCACCTCTGATATTTCTGACTCATCCCTTATTAGTTGAACAGGTGCCTCAGACTTTCGGTCTATCCTAGATTCAATTGGATCTATGCTAGATAGTGCATGAGTGGGTAGTTTATCAATCTCGGGTGGAGGCTGACAGCTGAGATCCCTGGGCTTTGTCTGAGGAGGGACTGAACAGCTCAACACCCCAGTTTCAGCATTTGAATTGCCATCCGTCTCGGTTGAGAGCTGTATGTCAGGTGACTCAGTAAATACATAATCTATAGGCTTACAGGAAACATTGCTGGCTGCAGGCACACAACTTGAACATTCTATTTCATCGACCATACACCCGTCACTTTTTATCTCCTCAGGCATATCAAGTTTGTGTGGTTCTATGCTGTCCATATTAAGCTCACACTTTTCCCTCACCTCCTCCTGTTTTGTTGACACCTGATCAGGATTTTTGTTTGGGTGCTCAACAATTGACTTGGTTAAATTGTCTGGTTCTTGATGGTCACCAATCAACATCTCTGGTTCTAGGTGCTCTGTTGTCGTCTTACTTTGTCCAGAGGACTCCTTAGATGGTTCATCAAATTCTACTTCATTCTTGGCGACTTCTATGGGCTCCTCTGTGTTTTTTGCTGGTTCTGTTAGCACTATGGTTTTTTCATGAAGGCCACCATGTTCTGTATTAGTAAGATTGTTTCCAGTTAGTCTTTGAGGGGATTTTAAGCTGTTTTCACTTGTTGGATGCATTTCAGCATTCTTGGTGCTATCTTCTACATCTAAGTCAATAATAGTCTTCTCCGGCTTTGGTGTATCTCCTGAGCTATGATTAGGTGCATCATTCTTGGTAGATGTTGCCTCAGTGCAGATTTCTGGCTTCTTTAAGCTGAAGTAGTCTTGGAAAATGTAGCTGGCCTCAGCAACAGGATGATGCAAACTTTCATGTACTATCAATGGAGGCAACGAAGCACATCCCAGTACTGGCATTGACATGTTTCTCACCTCTACAGTGGCACTTTGATCTTCTTTCACGTCGTCTGCAAAGCGAACTCTATTCCTTCCTTCACTTTTATCACATGCAGACTTACCCTCACTCTGAACCACACTGTTGGTTTGGTTCTGAGCCTCTTCTTGAGTCTTGCTTGCTTTCTCAGTTGTTTCAGGATGCACCTGTTGATTGTTGCTTTCTGAAGTAAGTGAAGTCTCAGTGGTGGCTGACTCTTCACGAGAGAATCCCAAAGTAAGTGGCTCCTCTGTATTCAGATTGTGTTGGACGCTTTCTCCGCTTGCTTTATTGCTTTGTTCCCTGCGAGGTGATAAAAGTGAAAATGCTGCAGTAAGCTCCTCCTCAGTGCACAGGCTCTCTGTGGCAGAAATGACCGTTTCGCCCCTGCACAGTGACTTCAGACATGACTCGGCAACATCGGTGGGAGGACGCATCTCTGTCTCAGCGGCCGACGCCCCTCTAGCAGCCCCCTCCGGAGGGCTGAATAAACTGCACTCTGCCACTCCTCCCTCCACGCCTGCAGCACTATCATTCAGATGATCAGCACCAGCAAATATCCCATGGGGTGAATAATCAAAATTGCTTTCCATCCAGAGTGTCTCCTTTTCTTTGTCGCCCTCTTCCGCTGGAGAGATATCTGCTTCTGCATTGCTCGTCTCTCTCCGTCCTTTAGCACAACTCTCAGCAGAAGTGTGTGGCATTTTGCTTTCTTCACTCACAGCCTGTGTGTCTTTGTTTGAGAGGCCAAATGAGCCACAGACAGCAGAGCGCTGAGAGGTACTATCCAGGAACCTTTTTCTCTCTCCGTTCCCTTCTGGATCTCTCTCTCCTTTTCCGATGGTTGCAATGGGCTCAGTAGCTACTCCCTCTAATGATTCATAGCTCACGGTTTCTCCCTCACTTTTTATCACTTCTCGCATCGTGGGTGTTGTTAGTGGCAACGCAGCTGCCTCCACTAAAGCATCTTCAATGGTCCTCTCAGCGAAACTCTCTCCCACACAAACTCGGATACTGGAAAACGAGCTGTCCAGTCTGTGTATCTGTGCTTTAGTGGTAACATTATTCTCATGTGCTTGTGTATCTAATTCATTATCTGAAACATCAGCTGTAGTTTGAACATGTGTTAGATTTTGTATATTTTGCATGCTGTTATTTTTGCCACATTGAGCATCTGTTATACTTTGGTTATCGAACGTATTCAAGTGTGTGGGAACATGGTTAAATAGGGATGAACAAGTTAAGTCCTGCTGGTTAGGAGAAGATGATTGGGAGGTGTTTGGTTTTTCCTTGCACCAAAAGTCATCATTAGGCTGTGCTCCACACGTCATAGTGTCTGTGTCTGTCACTGAATGCGCACTGAGATTCCCTGTATTTATAAGATGGAAGGCCTGTAATTCATTTTCAGCTTGTCTGGCCGTCCTGGTCTCCGCTTCAGTTTCGTTGTTCTTCtctgcttttttctttttcttgtgctTCTTTTTGTCTCTCTTTTTTGCCTTTTTATTGTCCACAGGCTCACCCTGTGCGCTTCTTACAGAAGATGTTTGTATGTCGTCCTCAGCATAAGTATTTAAACCTGCTTGTTGTTCTAAACGCATTTCCTCAACTGCAGCTTTATCTTGAAAATAAGGTTCACTATACTCACATACTTCTTGAATAGAATTGTTTGTCTTTCGATCAATCTCACTGGGATTGATGTTGCACATTTTTAAGTCTGTACGTTCTACTTTTGCAGCTGTGTCTTCCTCCATTGCCGGTCTATTACAATCTATTGAGCTAATTTCTTCAGAAACTACATTAAAATCAGCACTTAAATTATGTCCCTGCTTACTAAATACAGAATTCTCAGTCACTGCTGGTGTGTCAAAATCAATAGTTGGACTTGTTTGCTTCCGCTGCTCTTCTTTTATTGTTTCTTCTTTTTTAGTTTGTGGATATTTATCCTGGCTCCCAGTTTTTATTTCACTCTCTGTCTCAGGGTTCTCAGCCCCAAGTATGTAGTCCCTGAAACTAAACACAACTGTATCCATATGCCTATCTGTTGTCTCAGTGTTTCCatgtgtatttttgtttatgaGGTTGCTATGTCCAGACTGGTCTTCAACTTGTGGTTGTGATGATGACTCATCATACTTTTTAACAGTTACTTGCCCAGTTTTCCTATCCTCTCCGTTAGACTTTTCAGACTGTGAGCTGATGGGCTCTTTGACTTTAGGAACACTGAGTGAGACCATTTGTTCCTCACATTCCTTGAAGGCTTCCTGAAGCTCCTGGTCGAGTAGCATGCAAAAAGGAGGGGTCAAGGGTTGACCAGCTGGTTGAGGTGTGACAGTGGGCTGAGGTGAGGGTGGGGCATCTGAGAGGAGTGGGTCAGAGGCTTGAGGCCTGAGACGAGGGGTAGGATGACATAGTTACAAGCTGCAGAACTTGCAGACAAACAGCTGGTCATTCCATGATGCCACACAACACTGCTTGTAGTAGACCAAAAGGCTCATGCTCAAGCACTACACGCACACTTGTACACGCACAATGCCAGTTTATGACAAACCCGATACAGTATGTGCATTCTGCCATTAAACATTAAGGGATGTTGCATCAAACCAGTTGGTGTTAATTAGAGTGCAGAAATGTGCTAACGCTAAATATTGTGTTGAAGAGAACAGCATTTTATGTGAAGTACACTTTTAAATGTTACATAATGATGATAATGTATGAAAAAGTATGGGCACGGctggaggtgggggaaataatcgatttttagatgcatctcaATTCGGACATAGATGATTATAAAATGGATTAgcaaacgtcaataatcgatttatttattgtaaataaagtaatgcaggcaGTTAGAAAACTTGGCTGACTGCAGTGAGCCACCTCACCAAGAGATCCGACCAGCCCCTCTGTTTTAGGGCAATTATGTTCCAGTTTAGCGcaaatttccattaatttaacaaatgtgggaattattttactgtttcttattacaaatgcactgtttttttaagttgcaagtgataaaccctTATATAGTGaaactaaaataaatgtaaaactgccttAGTAGATccggtggcgaagttggtagagtggccgtgccagcaatcggagggttgctggttactggggttcaatccccaccttctaccatcctagtcacgtccgttgtgtccttgggcaagacacttcacccttgctcctgatgggtgctggttagcgccttgcatggcagctcccgtcatcagtgtgtgaatgtgtgtgtgtatgggtgaatgtggaaatactgtcaaagcgctttgagtaccttgaaggtagaaaagcgctatacaagtataacccatttataatcgattagttttctgagacccttattttgttagcacaggcatgatggagcggcacttttattgtgaagacaggaactgtgcggttggTGTGTACCCTTTTGACAGCAGGTACCGccagagagtctgttgaaataaaaaaatgttccacACGTTCctgctgttctttt of Entelurus aequoreus isolate RoL-2023_Sb linkage group LG09, RoL_Eaeq_v1.1, whole genome shotgun sequence contains these proteins:
- the tacc2 gene encoding uncharacterized protein tacc2 isoform X4 yields the protein MDTVVFSFRDYILGAENPETESEIKTGSQDKYPQTKKEETIKEEQRKQTSPTIDFDTPAVTENSVFSKQGHNLSADFNVVSEEISSIDCNRPAMEEDTAAKVERTDLKMCNINPSEIDRKTNNSIQEVCEYSEPYFQDKAAVEEMRLEQQAGLNTYAEDDIQTSSVRSAQGEPVDNKKAKKRDKKKHKKKKKAEKNNETEAETRTARQAENELQAFHLINTGNLSAHSVTDTDTMTCGAQPNDDFWCKEKPNTSQSSSPNQQDLTCSSLFNHVPTHLNTFDNQSITDAQCGKNNSMQNIQNLTHVQTTADVSDNELDTQAHENNVTTKAQIHRLDSSFSSIRVCVGESFAERTIEDALVEAAALPLTTPTMREVIKSEGETVSYESLEGVATEPIATIGKGERDPEGNGERKRFLDSTSQRSAVCGSFGLSNKDTQAVSEESKMPHTSAESCAKGRRETSNAEADISPAEEGDKEKETLWMESNFDYSPHGIFAGADHLNDSAAGVEGGVAECSLFSPPEGAARGASAAETEMRPPTDVAESCLKSLCRGETVISATESLCTEEELTAAFSLLSPRREQSNKASGESVQHNLNTEEPLTLGFSREESATTETSLTSESNNQQVHPETTEKASKTQEEAQNQTNSVVQSEGKSACDKSEGRNRVRFADDVKEDQSATVEVRNMSMPVLGCASLPPLIVHESLHHPVAEASYIFQDYFSLKKPEICTEATSTKNDAPNHSSGDTPKPEKTIIDLDVEDSTKNAEMHPTSENSLKSPQRLTGNNLTNTEHGGLHEKTIVLTEPAKNTEEPIEVAKNEVEFDEPSKESSGQSKTTTEHLEPEMLIGDHQEPDNLTKSIVEHPNKNPDQVSTKQEEVREKCELNMDSIEPHKLDMPEEIKSDGCMVDEIECSSCVPAASNVSCKPIDYVFTESPDIQLSTETDGNSNAETGVLSCSVPPQTKPRDLSCQPPPEIDKLPTHALSSIDPIESRIDRKSEAPVQLIRDESEISEVAAPEQSIPVSKQCASNPLLMLQPTGPMLSHLEVVDGCDVTLPDCDDSLVNKTYTGMYSAKDKEHRENNGGAEKNGLTQANRKDAVEFITSLTADDKITILQEEKQPPGAECVLANDVMIQDKVDRTLISNKPCNTIELCGIKEKQNMANQTSVSLCEKDQQHDNGKKKEESGKLQTGNAMTKQSKASNKDAEQETGKCELGDISNQTLTEEKERKDNNDTSMGSFSNIEISNLAKKEKQQEQSLGSKYSTDGMTGSGVDTFEEEGKANSQSKPIQAPAFVIPELVKGNKGSFETTEGQYLLSGDNNTTQEVVALAKVEKKEAQVILGVDKIDDSGGTTGQNSLEQTETPLQQEVSNNKNSGLGIQGAGPDLMHDNELLNCVDSEGQPESNQSDSSADLQENHLAFIESTLSVDSLSEDCAILPLGFSVLTKVVTNSDGIYTDSCLSANQDDKMLDKICSAVEKHHSAAQAVKTHKSETEGCKIPDTVCESLEPQCSNKSSATQNGPVAQKAINGPHVDETARGNNAALDEENDGFQAVGSREIKVIDNKAIDKDEVMKDKDPGSIDVSEQSENITENASCHSNSNIALLKNMENDTIIQPQPTKATDTPSQEDVTSVSQADFSHSDKLHDHISLPNPPTEVIQTPACKSGSLHVSENSPFGLTAQEPDTNWIHALREAASDPQTEQERTYIRPLPSLESPQQEFVTPTEEVAAPLGPELITQENTAINTLHPDVDLAEPHKLHEQTQEPREIKEEPPEEHPVPESSPEIAVHQAEPEEPAKIKDEVIQLSESTAKELSDEIERTTEHLESEKTNAEHPEDKPEKNPTAETPETAQDPSEVLQESGHHPQPVPLPDLSTLTSATPEKTPPASPRLPLSAHSIAQSEDPCPPSAPPCRLLLRSSDSDGAFETPESTTPVKAPADLQSQLPTTDDKVEDNLVKDSSSGLTSDLLCHSTSTVFDEDRPIAASGAYNVELLASESTSQLLTRSLSLQGGELDTSGLSDGSVTKGFRPHSESFSVGTESAPGTLRRPKKARPGSVKKKPLLRQNSNPERPSSTSSTPELIKRVKPQTVTQELEEGDSPSTSPTGTLRNTRKCCVETPPPPVPEENSNTEPEGSLAAPALPLWQEEKNLPSSPPLKEDVPLPPSASYKWDPDNFDSIDPFKTGGSKIANSPVLGRKSPASALIASFPEIPPIAAVRQPSPAAPTEEPPFNPEEQPIVPKRESVRLEFDYAEENSEASHTVSPPPKKVGKKPGVKMPLRKPKLGLKKAHPAQIEQLDNNLKPAHNGNVEEIPISKSSYNFESDKWDDPNFNPFSTKTHISSSPKATESSFSFDHDNSTDPFKSSNKMACSPPKASASFDLSSNEDVENDNDNIGELEDQNQNKPAKKKKTPIKSNTFRVKRSPKKSPLSDPSQDADDPACLQPQDDHATDEEKLASSTSHKWADLNSDQQEFPQPSDLTSFVESSLQSAVQDYEIEYMEKIGSSSPPLSVKKPSLYLQLDSLSDTLKDAHDPNSPCTGSFEEMEAKITAAMKTPTLSSRPGPEGSSGEKGRKREIEALSRTQSTERDEQSRLKKPSTRRWNINGSPLLKHRDVSSPSESSVSKNMLYARTAPSYVDGESPHLPKDLDHSLGIAREEVVTKEREVLEWQRKYEDSRLEVAEMRRIVAEYEKTIAQMIEDDQKEKSLSHHTIQQLIVEKDQALADLNSVEKSLADLFRRYEKMKDVLEGFRKNEEVLKKCAQEYLSRVRKEEQRYQALKIHAEEKLDKANAEIAQVRAKSKQEQAAHQASLRKEQMKVDSLERTLEQKNKEIEELTKICDELIAKMGKC